Proteins encoded within one genomic window of Nitrospina gracilis 3/211:
- a CDS encoding glycosyltransferase family 2 protein, which translates to MNGPDSVAVIVVNHNSGDYLKACLAGVNAQTRQPDRVIVVDNASSDESVDKARPILPEAQWILLDTNTGFAAANNLTVKQASDCRWVALLNPDTVPDSDWLETVLTAAASHPDFSFFGSHLVHYDDPERLDGTGDVYHVCGLAWRRDHGRRTKRCRRESSEVFSPCAAAALYDREAFLSAGGFDERFFAYFEDTDLAFRLRLNGHCCLYVAEARVRHAGWGSSEPGSAFSIYHAHRNLVWTFVQNMPDQLFWKYLPAHFALNLFSVLWFALKGKPGVILKAKWDAWRGLRDALKKRRVIQKHIAVDPEALEQVMNRNWLEPFRVFLRRRR; encoded by the coding sequence ATGAACGGGCCGGACTCCGTCGCCGTCATCGTGGTCAATCACAACAGCGGCGATTATTTGAAAGCCTGCCTCGCAGGCGTGAACGCGCAGACGCGGCAACCCGATCGCGTGATTGTGGTGGACAACGCCAGCAGTGACGAGTCGGTGGACAAGGCACGTCCCATTTTGCCGGAAGCGCAATGGATTTTGCTGGACACCAACACCGGCTTCGCCGCCGCCAACAACCTCACCGTGAAGCAGGCTTCCGACTGCCGCTGGGTGGCGCTGCTCAATCCCGACACCGTGCCCGATTCCGACTGGCTGGAAACCGTGCTCACCGCCGCCGCGTCCCATCCGGACTTCTCTTTTTTCGGCAGTCACCTGGTGCACTACGACGACCCCGAACGGCTGGACGGCACGGGCGATGTGTACCACGTGTGCGGGCTGGCGTGGCGGCGCGACCACGGCCGCCGCACAAAACGATGCCGACGCGAATCGAGTGAAGTGTTCTCGCCCTGCGCCGCCGCCGCGCTGTATGATCGCGAAGCCTTTCTCAGCGCGGGCGGTTTCGACGAACGCTTCTTCGCCTACTTCGAAGACACCGACCTCGCGTTCCGCCTGCGGCTGAACGGCCACTGTTGCCTGTACGTCGCGGAAGCCCGGGTGCGCCATGCCGGATGGGGATCGTCGGAGCCGGGAAGCGCGTTTTCCATTTACCACGCGCACCGCAACCTGGTCTGGACCTTCGTCCAGAACATGCCCGATCAACTGTTCTGGAAATACCTGCCGGCGCACTTCGCGCTCAACCTGTTTTCTGTTCTGTGGTTCGCGCTGAAAGGCAAGCCCGGTGTCATCCTGAAAGCCAAGTGGGATGCGTGGCGGGGATTGCGCGACGCCCTGAAAAAACGCAGGGTCATTCAGAAACACATTGCGGTGGATCCGGAAGCGCTGGAACAGGTCATGAACCGCAATTGGCTCGAACCGTTCCGCGTGTTTTTGCGGCGGCGGCGTTGA